CGTGTTCTTCGGACCCGAAGCCGGAAGGACACCGGAAATTAGAGATGTTGGGATCTTTTCCGGTTCCCCGCGCGTCCTCTTGGCCGGTCTATTGATCCTTTTCGGCGTCGCGCCGAGATTGCTGTCTGACGTCATTGCACCCTATGCACGGGAGCTCCTGAAATGATTATGCAGATGCTCCCCGAATGGACCACGCTCGGTTCACTACTCATTCTGTTCGGCTTGACACTCAGTAACAAATTAGGCGAGCGAACGGCACGACTCGCAGCGTTGATCCTAACTGCGCTTGTTGCGGTGGCTGCCTTTGCGGCGACATCACAACAAGGGATTCTCTTTGCGAATAGTTATAGAATTGATTCCTATTCGCAGTTCTTCAAGCTGTTAATGGCTATCGGACTCTTTGCGAACGCCCTGCTCGGCTGGCCGCTTCGTTCGATTCCCAAAGTGCAGCGTACGGAGTATTATTTCCTGTTCTTTGCCGCCGGATTAGGCATGATGCTGCTGGCGAGTGCGTACAGCTTCCTTGTGCTGTACGTCGCCATGGAGTTGTTGTCTTATTCGATGTATACTCTGGTTGGCATGCGTCGCGCTCGGACTGAGTCAATTGAAAGTTCGGTGAAGTACCTGATCATCGGCGCGTCTGCAAGCGCAATTGGTCTGTTCGGAGTGAGCTATATCTACGGTGCCACTGGCAGTTTGAACTTTGGAGCCGTCGCTTCGCAATTGGCGAGTGCTTCTGCAAATCATGTCTTACTCCTGCCGGGCCTCGTGCTTGTCCTAAGTTCATTTCTATTCAAACTCGCCGCATTCCCATTTCATGCTTGGGCACCCGATGCTTACGAGAGTTCTGCATCCCCCGTGGCTATGTTCCTCGCGTCTGTTTCCAAGCTTGCAGGTATCGCAGTTCTGTTCCGCCTTGTCTACCTTGTGAAACCCTATCTGCCGGAGTTTGAGTTTGTAGTTGGACTACTCGCTCTGGCGTCAATGACGTTCGGCAATCTCGTGGCGTTTCGGCAGACGTCCGTTAAGCGGCTTTTCGCCTATTCCAGTATTGCACAGGCAGGTTACTTGATGTTAGGCATGATTGGCCTGGGAGCAAGCGCACCCGAAGCTGTGGTGTTCTACTCGGTGATCTATCTGCTGATGAATCTTGTGATCTTCACAGTTGTGCTCGAACTCGAACGTGAAGGCGAAGATCCGCGGCTGCAAAGTTTCCAGGGCCTTTATCGCCGTAATGCCTTGATGGCGATGGCGCTGCTGGTTTCCTTGTTCTCGTTAGCGGGTGTTCCCCCGCTCGCAGGCTTTTTCGGCAAGTGGCTGCTATTCAGCAGCGCGGCGACTGCCGGCCACGTCTGGTTTGTTGTCATCGCAATTTGCAATAGTGTACTGTCATTATACTACTACCTGTTCCTTGTGAAAGCTGCGTACTATGGCGAAGTGCCCGAAGGTTCGGCTGTGGAAACACGTGGCGGCCCGCGCGTGGCGATTCTGTTCGTGACTCTTGCCATCACGTTCCTCGGCATTTATCCGCGAATTCTAACTGAATACATCGGCAGCCTGAATCTGTCCAGAACAATGCTGCCGTAAGTCCATCAATTCACAACTTTGACTGCTACCAGAAAGGATACATCTCATGGCTCTGAAAATCGAAGA
This sequence is a window from bacterium. Protein-coding genes within it:
- a CDS encoding NADH-quinone oxidoreductase subunit N, with product MIMQMLPEWTTLGSLLILFGLTLSNKLGERTARLAALILTALVAVAAFAATSQQGILFANSYRIDSYSQFFKLLMAIGLFANALLGWPLRSIPKVQRTEYYFLFFAAGLGMMLLASAYSFLVLYVAMELLSYSMYTLVGMRRARTESIESSVKYLIIGASASAIGLFGVSYIYGATGSLNFGAVASQLASASANHVLLLPGLVLVLSSFLFKLAAFPFHAWAPDAYESSASPVAMFLASVSKLAGIAVLFRLVYLVKPYLPEFEFVVGLLALASMTFGNLVAFRQTSVKRLFAYSSIAQAGYLMLGMIGLGASAPEAVVFYSVIYLLMNLVIFTVVLELEREGEDPRLQSFQGLYRRNALMAMALLVSLFSLAGVPPLAGFFGKWLLFSSAATAGHVWFVVIAICNSVLSLYYYLFLVKAAYYGEVPEGSAVETRGGPRVAILFVTLAITFLGIYPRILTEYIGSLNLSRTMLP